The Bacteroidota bacterium genome includes a window with the following:
- a CDS encoding c-type cytochrome: MVSCREVDDVPAGTLPVYDPTPYALEYGELPDPVIPEDNPLRVEGVKLGRMLFYEKRMSRNGTIACASCHVQADAFSDVRQFSLGVDGLPGNRQAMAAVNLLWNTNAFFWDGRSPLLRDQALKPIQDHLEMDETLENVVAKLSGIQMYKDQFVRAFGSEQVTALRISLALEQFMHSIVSSESKYDKFLRGDLTLSAEEERGRELFFAEYNPFFPNISGGDCQHCHSGKNFENDEYINNGLDPEVSFTDLGYQVVTNDPNDRAKFKVPSLRNVALTPPYMHDGRFQTLEEVVEHYDNGIHDSPTLHVTLRNTLPNGLQLSPQDKAALVAFLHTLTDQELITNPAYSSPFE, encoded by the coding sequence ATGGTGTCCTGCCGTGAAGTAGACGACGTGCCGGCAGGGACCTTGCCCGTTTATGATCCAACGCCGTATGCGCTCGAATACGGCGAATTGCCGGATCCTGTGATTCCAGAGGACAACCCGTTGCGGGTTGAGGGTGTGAAGTTGGGCAGAATGCTGTTTTATGAGAAGCGCATGTCGAGAAATGGCACGATTGCCTGTGCCAGCTGCCACGTTCAGGCAGATGCCTTCAGCGACGTCCGGCAATTTTCCCTTGGTGTCGATGGTCTGCCTGGCAACCGCCAAGCCATGGCTGCGGTCAACCTGCTCTGGAATACCAATGCATTTTTCTGGGATGGCCGCTCCCCCCTGTTGCGTGACCAAGCCCTCAAGCCGATCCAAGACCATTTGGAGATGGACGAAACCCTGGAGAATGTCGTCGCCAAACTTTCCGGCATCCAAATGTACAAGGATCAGTTTGTGCGTGCCTTCGGATCGGAGCAGGTGACGGCATTGCGCATTTCACTTGCTCTTGAACAGTTCATGCACAGCATTGTCTCATCCGAAAGCAAGTACGACAAGTTCCTGCGTGGCGACCTGACGCTCTCAGCCGAGGAGGAGCGCGGACGGGAGCTCTTTTTCGCCGAATACAATCCATTTTTCCCAAATATTTCCGGTGGGGACTGTCAGCATTGCCATTCGGGGAAAAACTTTGAAAACGACGAATACATCAACAATGGTCTTGATCCGGAGGTTTCATTTACTGACTTGGGATACCAGGTGGTGACCAACGACCCCAATGACCGGGCGAAATTCAAAGTTCCTTCCCTTCGAAATGTCGCGCTTACCCCTCCCTACATGCACGATGGCCGTTTTCAAACTTTGGAGGAAGTCGTGGAGCATTATGACAATGGGATACATGACAGCCCGACACTTCATGTAACACTTCGCAATACCCTGCCCAATGGCTTGCAGCTCAGCCCGCAAGACAAGGCAGCATTAGTGGCATTTTTACATACACTTACGGATCAGGAATTGATTACCAACCCAGCTTACAGTTCGCCATTTGAGTGA
- a CDS encoding T9SS type A sorting domain-containing protein, with translation MKCLYFIFGLLFTGIAAFAQTNVTLQINHKLGANAFQAGTQVTNNLGQDFDVDRLQYYIGEITLTHDGLQTTTIPDLWILVNANQTVSVPLGNFPVVSLEGISFGIGVDSAHNHLDPSQYAMNHPLAPQSPSMHWGWASGYRFVAMEGNSGTSLAQTYEVHALEDVNYFYANVITAGTSNGQDLLISIDADYVEALRDVDVASGPISHGGTGASVTVLENFRDHVFSAGLPTSAASTELAARSFAAYPNPSSGNVTLLLNAPEIRGMQYTVYDAMGRKVQTVAADLGGSTEVNIPVAGCYSILLEGKGGVLATKRVVITQ, from the coding sequence ATGAAATGTCTCTACTTCATATTTGGTCTTCTTTTCACTGGAATCGCGGCATTCGCCCAGACAAATGTCACGCTTCAGATCAACCACAAGTTGGGAGCCAATGCATTCCAGGCCGGAACGCAGGTGACCAACAATCTAGGGCAGGATTTCGACGTGGACAGGTTGCAGTATTACATCGGCGAAATCACCCTGACGCATGATGGCCTTCAAACGACAACGATTCCCGACCTCTGGATTCTGGTCAATGCGAATCAAACGGTAAGCGTTCCGCTTGGAAATTTCCCTGTCGTCAGCCTGGAAGGAATTTCCTTCGGAATCGGTGTTGATTCGGCCCACAATCATTTGGATCCGTCGCAGTATGCCATGAACCATCCGCTTGCGCCGCAGTCGCCGTCGATGCATTGGGGCTGGGCTTCAGGTTACCGCTTCGTGGCCATGGAAGGCAACAGTGGCACCAGCTTGGCACAGACGTATGAAGTCCACGCCTTGGAAGATGTTAATTATTTTTATGCCAATGTGATTACCGCAGGGACTTCGAATGGTCAGGACTTGTTGATTTCCATTGATGCCGACTATGTCGAGGCTTTGCGTGATGTGGATGTGGCCTCCGGCCCAATCAGCCATGGCGGAACCGGCGCATCGGTCACCGTGCTGGAAAATTTCAGGGACCATGTTTTCTCGGCTGGATTGCCCACCTCTGCAGCATCCACCGAATTGGCCGCTCGCAGCTTTGCCGCCTACCCCAATCCCTCTTCGGGCAATGTGACGTTGTTGCTGAATGCTCCCGAGATCCGCGGGATGCAATACACGGTTTATGATGCCATGGGTAGGAAGGTCCAAACAGTCGCTGCCGACCTGGGAGGCAGTACCGAAGTGAATATTCCCGTTGCGGGGTGCTATTCAATTTTGCTTGAAGGAAAAGGTGGCGTTCTTGCCACCAAACGCGTGGTCATCACACAATAG